The genome window TATTGAAACTCATGTTTCCTTGCAGTAAGCCAATTAATCCACAGAAGCAAAAAACGCTTATATATTGTGTTATgtataggtaactgccaaaaataatggaaacacttgagtaaatgagggatacaaagtatattgaaatcaGATGCTTCCACAAAGGTGTCGTTCCTGAGTTaaacaattaacatcccatcatgcttagggtcatgtataaaatgcccagttgcccattgttttggtgactttgaaagaggggtcttaaAGGCGCATAGagggtttaaagtgtgtgtgtgtctctcagtcacCAGATTTTAACTCGATTGAAtaattatgggagattctggagcatcgcctgagacagcgttttccaccaccgtcaacaaaacaccaaatgatggaatggTGCCGCATCCCTCCGAGTTCCAGACACATGTAGAATCTATGTCAAGGTGTATTGAAGCATTTCTGgtggcttgtggtggcccaacaccctataaGACACTTTGttggcgtttcctttattttggcagttacctgtatgtactgtacctgGAGAAAGAAATTACCTTTGAATGAAGTAATTTTTTATTATGATGCACTATTTTTATATGGAATCTGGAATGTTTTGGTCTTTTTGATGTTGAAATATGCTTGATAAAGACTAACCCTGTCACTAGTAGTCTTGTTTTTATTCTCCTTTTTCAAATGTTTGGCCTCAAGTTAGATGTAAAGTTATACGTCTTTCTATGTTGAGTTGTGGGCCTGCATCTATACAGATATTTTATTTGATCAAGAGAGGACTTTTATTGTTATTATACAAGACATTATTGGTGTGGACATTTTTTGTTTAATAAATGGAGCATTGTGGGATTCATACAAGATGTCATTGTCTCGTGAACATTCTAGGACGTTGGAACAAAACACCTCAAGACACCGAATCATTTGCTGCATAACAAGCCACAAAACAAATAGTAAACTATCTTTATTGATATGTAAAAGTTCTGCCATTTACAGGTTTAATGCTGCACAACAAAATGGTTTCACATAATAATTCAGATGACTGTTCATACATACAGTAGGGGCTCTATTTAATGTTTTGGTGGTgttggaggtggaactgcgtCAGAGATGCCAAATCCACAAGCGGTTCCTGGCATTCAtcctaaagcggacattgccattggctgaaCGGAGTGCATTAAgacaaatcccatgcagccttggtTACagttggaacactggaatgtTAGAGTAACTATTTCTTTATAGCCtacaccagggatcatcaactagattcagtcgCGGGCTGATTATAATTttattttcttgagcggatggtctggggcctgaacataattacaaatcatttgtagactgcaaattgaccacaagaagcccaaacagatataacgtttgactaaaacataatttcaaatgtttcttccatttgtatATGTTCACATATCTATGTGTGGGAAtagtttggaacagatttcctaaatttaaatcacttggagctgatttgctgctGTTTTTTGTCTTTTAGGtccactttttttatttttattgttgggccgccagttggggaaccatgGCCTACACTTTCTCGATCTTAACTTTTAACACTAGTGGGGCGGGAGTGGCTTGGTGACAATGATGGCAAGAGCAGttgctcaccgatttgacagcacctacgcagttccacctccaacACCATGAAAACATGCACTATGCAGACGTCTGCTATCGCTGGTTAACACTTGAACTGATtgaataggcctaggctacatctgCTTCGGCTTCAAAAAACACATGCCAAGGTTCATTCTCAAGTCAGAACATTAGTTTCGCCAACAGATCATTGGTACAAGAGCATGGATATAATATTTAAGTCTTACGCAGTAGTAACAGTTAATTGTGATGTTTTGCTCCAAATTATAGTAGCCAGGGTTGAAATTGAAGTTTGGAGAATATTTCTGAAGATGTGAATAGGTTACAAGCCATCCACAAACCTAATACTGAGattgtgttatatattatataagaTAGTCATGAACATATTTTAGCGCATTTTCAATTGGAAATCTAAAAGTAATTTTTGGGTTAGCCACTAGAGGGCAACCTAACAAAGGGAGTGCCATGCCTGGTCACCAAACAGTCTCCCTCTCATGTACTGTACTGGTTCAAGAAATCCATGGAAACTTCACTAGTAAGTCATTTAAATTCATGAAGTTTACACTGAATTAGCCTATGTAATAATAATAGCCATAATTGATGAAGGCAAATGTGGTTTGAAAAGTTACATTACAGATGCAGTATAGAAAGCAAAACAAATATAGTGTGTTCGTGTGTCTATACTATTAATCCAATGTGATTCTCTGATAAACCATTTAGCTATATACATGgtctttttttactattttcttagcTTTTATTCATAATATGTTATCGTTATCAATGAGGAAATGCAGTATACAAGACTGAATCTATAATGCTCCAGTGTGGATTTTCATGAGGGGTTGTGTTCGGAACAGAAGTTTAATCATCACCTTGGTGACGGATTTGAATATGTAGAGCGGGGTTGGGGGTTGCTAGGTTACAATATGTGCGTCATTGCCAGGGATACAGTTGCCGTGTGCGTTGCTACACCTTGTTCTGTTGGGTGATGTCAGCGGAGACACTGTTGTAGGACTTGCTAGCTCGGGTGCTCATGCCCAGGTATTGCTTCAGGAACTCACTGAACCGTTTCTGGTTGTTCCACTTGCGGGCAGATTTCCGGATGCCTATGAACCCGCCGTAGCGCTTCTGCAAGGGCCTCCCGGGGCCCATCAACTTCCTGTATCCATGCCTTCCCTTCAGGAACCCCCCGAAGCGCTTCGACAGACTTATCCCCGCCGCTCCgtcctgctctctctccatcccgtTATCCCCCTCTTCCTCGTCCCCAACTTCCTCATCCCTTTCCTGCATTTCCTGGGGCAGCTGGGAGTTGTAGACATCAGCGGTTAGCCGGCTCTCACTGCCCAGCTCATCTATGCCCAGAGAACGGACCACGTGGTCAAACCTCTGCAGGGCTACTGGGTACATCAGCCCCCCTTCCCCctgttcctcttcttcctctggcAGCATGGCCTCCACCTCCTTCTGGGCCCGCGTCAGCATGGCAGCGCCCCCTATGGACAGGGAGGGTAACTGTGGGGAGGCTGAGGCCTTGCGGCA of Salmo salar chromosome ssa01, Ssal_v3.1, whole genome shotgun sequence contains these proteins:
- the LOC106567684 gene encoding proenkephalin-A; amino-acid sequence: MKTPLWSLLLLCLCVPGHCSECQGDCLACGLILPQEINFNTLVCLVECEGNVSPAFTWDMCRKASASPQLPSLSIGGAAMLTRAQKEVEAMLPEEEEEQGEGGLMYPVALQRFDHVVRSLGIDELGSESRLTADVYNSQLPQEMQERDEEVGDEEEGDNGMEREQDGAAGISLSKRFGGFLKGRHGYRKLMGPGRPLQKRYGGFIGIRKSARKWNNQKRFSEFLKQYLGMSTRASKSYNSVSADITQQNKV